In Nitrobacteraceae bacterium AZCC 1564, the following proteins share a genomic window:
- a CDS encoding hypothetical protein (product_source=Hypo-rule applied; smart=SM00014; transmembrane_helix_parts=Inside_1_4,TMhelix_5_27,Outside_28_31,TMhelix_32_51,Inside_52_56) — MTGELLRYIVLHAACAAAFIFVLNYYILKAELQSAVFWAIGFGAMAAGLAYKQSKR, encoded by the coding sequence ATGACGGGAGAACTTCTTCGCTACATCGTGCTGCACGCGGCTTGCGCGGCCGCGTTCATCTTCGTGCTCAACTACTACATTCTCAAGGCAGAGCTTCAGTCAGCGGTGTTCTGGGCCATCGGGTTCGGCGCCATGGCAGCCGGGCTCGCTTACAAGCAATCCAAACGCTGA